In Exiguobacterium sp. 9-2, the genomic window ATGGGGATTCGGGATTTGCGTCAATTCATCCGCCGGCTCGTCGAGGAAACGGGACTGTCGGTCCTCGTCTCGAGTCATATTCTCGCTGAAATCGAGATGCTCGCCGATCGTGTCGCGATCATGAGTTACGGTAAAATCGTCCAAGTCGGAACGGTCAAGGAGCTGGTTGAGTCGCTTGCTCCTGGTGTTGATTGGCGTGTCGATGATGCCTTCAAGGCGAACGAAATTTTATCGGCTTCTGATTTAGTTCAAGTATCCGAAGTCGTCGATGCGAATACGGTCCATACCTTGATGGATGCTAGTAAGACGCCGGCACTCAACAAGCAGTTGCTTGAAGCAGGTGTTGAAGTTTGGACGATCGAACGGAAAGTCCAGACGCTTGAAGATCTGTTCATCACGTTAACAGGAGGCGATCACATTGCGTAATCCGAACATGATCGGTCTCGTCCGAAATGAAGTTACGAAAATCGCTTCGAAACGTCGGTTTGCTGTCGTTGCGATCATCCTCATCGTCCTCGTCTCAATGTTTACGTACGCACAGTATCGAGACATTCAAGAACAGATCAAAAAGCAAGGAACACTTGATTGGCGGGTTGAACTTCAACAAGATATCGTCGATACACAGAACCGTCTTGCTTCTAGCAGTATTCAAGATGAGTTCCGTCAGTTCCTTGAATTCGACCTAAAACAAAACCAATACTATCTCGATAACGACATCAATCCGAATTATCCGGGAGCCCCGACGTTCATCCGGATATTCTTTTCGCAAGGATTGACGCTGATTTTACCGCTGTTCATCATCGTCATCATGGCGGACATCGTCAGCGGGGAACAAAATGACGGAACGATCAAGACATTGCTGTCGCGACCGGTCCGGCGTTGGAAGATCCTCATGGCGAAATGGTTGACGGTGTTACTTTATACATCGATGCTGATGGCATTGACCGTCGTCGTCTGTTATGCGATATCCGGAATCGTCCTCGGTTATGACGGCTGGACCGCACCGATCTTGACCGGATTCCAAGCTTCACCGAGCGGAACGTTCTCGACTGAATTCGTGCACACGTTACCGATGTGGGAGTATCTGTTGATGGCGGTCGGTCTAGCCTGGATCGTCACGGCGGTCGTCGGGACGATTGCCTTGATGGTCTCCGTTCTCGTCAAGAATACGGCGACAGGCATCGGGATCATGATGGCAGTTTTGATTTCCGGTACGTTACTGACGACGCTCGGTTCGAGCTGGACGAGTTCGAAGTATCTCGTCAACGTCAACTTTGGACTGATTAACTACCTTGATGGTCAAGCGCCACCGATCGAAGGGATGACACTTCCGTTCTCGCTTGCTGTCCTCGGTTGTTGGACGGTCGCGGCACTAATCGTTGCCTTCTGGAACTTCACGCAAAAAGATATGTATTAAGACAAACGGGTCCACCTGAAGAGGGGGACCCGTTTTTCATTATTTGTGAGGCAATTTGTCGTATGTTTCCATTATTTTTTGATACTGAAGCTGTGTCGGTATGGAAGCGTCTAATCTTAGAACGGGGGAAACCGACCGTTCCATTTGCAGTTGGTGTTCCGCGAACGTGCCGATCATCTTCGGGTCCGTCGCTGTATGATACGTCCGGCACCAGTCGAGGAACTCATTTGATCCTGAAAAGTCAGGATAACGTGCTGCTTCGCGTGCGATGAGTCGTTCCATCCGGAGCGATTCGTCGAGCGACAGGAAGACGAGCAAGTCCCGATTGGTGAAACCATCCGGGTGCCAGGCGAAGACGGAACCGGAGACGACGTAATCACGGTAAGACAGTATATCTGCTTCATACATGGAAAATCGCTCGGAGACGTCACGTTTTTCAGTGAACTTCGTATCTTTCCAGAGATAATGGTCGGTATCGATCCACGCAATCCGTTCCGATTGTCCGATGAATGCACCTAGTGTACTTTTTCCTGTACCAGACCCACCAATGATTTGAATGCGCACGAGAACCAGCTCCTTTCGAAATAATCTACTAGCACGCAGAACAGGCCCGGGCATGATGCCGGACCTGTTCTGTGAAAGAAAGAAATCTTCCTATGTCGCCTCGTGCCAGCACAAGACATGGAATCGAGAGGCAGTGCCTCTATGGGAAGCTGATGCAGGTCAGCCTCCGCGCTACGTACCAATCGTACTTTTATCATACTGATTCCAAGAATTGGTGTCAAACCTGCTCGAAAGGGTTTACAAACCATTCAAACCGTCAAAAGAGAGAATAACGATGATTAGAGGAGGAACGACCATGGCAGATTGGGGCATCATGCTGACAGGCGTCGTCATTTGTGGATGGTGCATCTTTAGTGCCATCTATGACGATTTCATCCGTCGCGTATAAGACAAGTAAGTGTGGAACCGTCCAAGGAGGGCGGTTTTTTTGTGGATTTTTTTAATCCGAGTAAGTGGCTATGGTACACTCGAATCAAAAATGAAAAAGATAAAGAATGGGTGAAGCAGAATGAAGAAACAACCAGTTATCGTCATCGTCGGACCGACGGCAGTCGGAAAAACGAAGACAGGCATTGAACTAGCAAAACGACTAAACGGAGAGGTCTTATCCGGAGATTCGGTTCAAGTCTATCAAGGGATGGACATCGGATCGGCAAAAGTGACGACCGAAGAGATGGAAGGAGTGCCGCATCATCTGCTTGATCTCGTTACACCGGACGACGAGATGAGTGTAGCCCGTTTCCAAACGGTTGCCCGAGCAACAATCGATGAGATCGCGAGCCGTGGTAAGTTGCCGATCATCGTCGGCGGAACAGGACTTTACATCCGTTCAATTTTATATGATTACCAGTTTACCGAGCAGGCAGAAGATCCAGCCTTACGGGCTGAACTCGAAGCGTATGCGGCGACACATGGAGCAACTGCACTACATGATCGGTTAAAGGAACTCGATCCGGTGCGCGCAGAAGCGATTCATCCGAATAACATCCAGCGGGTCGTTCGGGCGATCGAGGTCGCGCGGACTGGTCAGACACAAACGACTGGCAGTCAACCGGCACTTTACGAGAGTTTGTTGTTCGTTTTACACATGGAAGACCGGGATCGTTTGTATGACCGGATTGATCAGCGGGTAGACATGATGGTCAACAGTGGCCTTCTAGAGGAAGTGGCGCGTCTGGACGCTGCCGGGTATCGACAGACGAAGGCGTTGCAAGCGATTGGTTATAAAGAGATGTTACCTGTTCTTGACGGAGCACCACTCGATCCTGCTGTTGACATGCTAAAACGGAACACACGACGCTTCGCCAAACGTCAATTGACATGGTTCCGTCATCAATTTGATGGCGTTTGGGTAGATATGGGAAAGTTTTCATTTGAAGAAACGTTCAAAATTATCTATGATAGAACTGTAGAGTTTCTGAAAGCGGTTAAATAAGAGTTGCCCGAAGACAGAAACAGATAAAAAGAGGGGGCACGGGGAATCATGAAAGCGACATACAACATTCAGGACGTCTTTTTAAATCAATTACGGAAAGATGCAGTCCCAACGACTGTTTTCTTAATCAGCGGGTATCAATTACGGGGGCTGATCAAGTCATTTGATAACTTCACGGTCATTTTGGAGTCGGAAGGCAAACAGCAATTGATCTACAAACACGCAATTTCGACGTTCGCACCAGCGCGCAACGTGACGTTATATGAACAAGAAGAGACACAAGAAGTTTCTCGCTAATGAAAAAGACGACCGGGGGGTCGTCTTTTTTTAGGTTTCATTCAGGTGTGGGTCGTATTAAAAATTCGAGACGAATAACGAAAGAAGAATGACGCTTCGCAAGTGAAGTGAAAAATGACAGCTACTTCACTTTCAGCGTAAATGTGTCATTACAGTAATGGTGTCAGTTCCTCGACTGCCTCTTCATAACGTCGAAGCGAGACATCCTTATAAAGACACGTCTTCTGCAGGCGTTCTTCTTTCGTCATCTCGTCCTGATACGTTTTTAGGATGAAGCTGTTGCGTAACATCGACGGCGTCAAGACCCGCTTGTTGTCCGACCGTTCATTCAGCTGACGCATCATCTTCGTGATCATGACGATCGACAATTGCTTCGGTGCATTCTTACTGTAAACCCAGCGGAATGTCATCCGGGCGAAGTCGAACGCGACGAAAAAAGGGTCGGTACTGTGATAACGAGGACGGACGGGCTCCGGAATCGTCTTCAAGTAACGCAACATGATATCTTGATCTTCCCGCTCGAGATGGAGCAGGTAGCGGTTGCCGAGTCGATCGTGGACGGTCATCTCTTGCTGGGCGAAGTTGAGATCGTGCATCTTTAAGCCGATGATGTGATGGACGCGTAAACCGTAGCGATAAAACAGGCGGAGAATGAGTTCGTTTCGATCGATCAAATACGGACGGGCTTTCAATTGATGTTCCGTCAAGCCGCGATCGGATTGATTCGTTCGGACGAGTTGCTCGTATTCCTTAAAGGAAGCGACGTGTTTTGCCGTCAATTCATGTGTCGGTTGTGCGTATTCGATCAGCTTCGCCTTCGTTTGTCGAATTTGGTAATTGACTTGATTGATGACGGTGACGATTCGGGCGACCGTCGCTTGTTGGTAGAGTTTCTCTTCGATCAAGTACTCATTGATGAACGTCTTCCACGTCTCAATCGAAATCGCCTTGAAATCATCGATCGTCTCAAGTGGTTGATCGACATCCGTCATGTAGCGGTGGACTTCGATTAAATCGTACCGATAGCGCCGGACGGTCGAAAGTTGTCGTCCGCTTGTCGTTAAATAAAATAGGTAGCGTTCAATGAACTCTGGAAGCGTATACGACTGTTCGCGTGCCATCGTTTTCCTCCCTTTCGTAATGGTGTTTCTTCCATCATAAACCGAACGGATGTTTCCTGTCCAAAAAAGTTCAGACGAACCGGTGGCTGTGGTATGATAAGGGGCGCAGTACGTCTTTACTCGTGAAAGGAATGATATTATGTCAGAACGCGTCATCGTCGTTGGTTGCCAGCTCCCCGGTGTCCCGGATCATGTCTATGAAGAATCGGTCGCGGAGCTCGAAGCACTCGTAACGACTGCGCATGGTGTCGTCGTCGGTCGTTTGGATCAAAAACGACAAGCAATTGACCGCCGTACGTTCATCGGAAAAGGAAAGGTTGAGGAACTCGTTGCGTTAGCAGACGAACTTGAACCTGATTTAATCATATTCAATGCTGAAGTCACGCCCGGTCAAATGAAAAATATCCGGATTGCCTTATCAGACCCGGAAGCGATCAAGTTGATCGACCGGACGCAGTTGATTCTCGATATCTTCGCTGGACGTGCCCAATCACGCGAAGGGAAATTGCAGGTCGAACTGGCACAGATGAGTTATCTGTTGCCACGTCTTGCTGGGCAGGGAACACAACTGTCACGTCTTGGTGGCGGAATTGGAACACGTGGACCAGGTGAGTCGAAACTCGAGACGGATCGTCGTCATATCCGGCGCCGCGTCGATGAGATTTCGAAACAACTCGAGACATCCGTCGCGCATCGTGCCCGTTACCGGGAACGTCGCAAAGAGAACCAGACGTTCCAAATCGCACTCGTTGGTTATACGAATGCCGGCAAATCAACGATCTTCAACCGATTGACTCAAGCCGACACATACGAAAAGGATGAGTTGTTCGCGACGCTCGATCCGTTGACACGTCAAGTCGATTTGCCAGAAGGTGGGCAAATCCTCCTGACGGATACGGTCGGTTTCATTCAAGATCTGCCGACAAAGTTGATCGCAGCGTTCCGTTCGACACTCGAGGAAGTGCTAGAAGCGGACTTGATCCTCCACGTCGTCGATGCGTCGAGTGAGCATTACTTGAACCAGATGCAGACGACGAACGATGTTCTCGATGAACTCGGTGCCGGTGACATCCCGCAGCTAGAAGTCTACAACAAGAAGGACCAGCTGAACCGTTTGTTTACAGGCGGGAAACTGTTGATCTCTGCACTTGATCCGCAGGACATCGAGCGTTTGATTGAAGAGATCGAACGTTCAATCAGTGAGATCCTCGAGTATCTCGAGATCCGCATCCCGGTTGATGGTTTTGCTCATTACAATCCGGCAAAGGAAGTCATGATGAACTTGAAGGAATCGTTCGAAGAAGATGGTTCTGTCATTCTTAAAGGTTACTTGCGTAAAGATACGCGTCTATATGCGACATTGAAACAATACGAGGTGTAAACATGTTTTCAGAATTAACCCATTACGAAACGCTTCGTCCGCTCATTGACCGGGCGGAGGAACAGATCGCTCCGTACGTCAAGAAGGCGCAAGAGGTCGCGGAATATAATCAATTCCGTGTCCTCGATGCGTTTCGGCGTCACAAGGTCAGTGATTTTCATTTCATGCCGTCAACAGGCTATGGCTACAATGATGAAGGACGCGATACGCTCGAACGCATCTATGCCGACGTCTTCGGTGCGGAAGCCGGTCTTTGTCGTCCGCAAATCATCAGCGGCACCCACGCAATCGGTATCGCATTGTTCGGTCTATTGTTGCCGGGCGATGAATTGCTCTATATCACAGGAAAACCGTACGATACGCTCGAAGAGATCGTCGGAATTCGTGGTGACGGACGCGGTTCATTAAAGGAACTGGGCGTCCACTATGATGTCGTCGAGATGAAAAACGCCGAGACGATCGACGTACCGGCAGTTCTCGAACGGATCACACCGCAGACGAAGGTAGTCGGGATTCAGCGTTCAAAAGGGTATGCGACGCGACGCAGTCTACCGGTTAATGAAATCGGTGAAGCGATCGCCGCCATCAAAGACGCTCATCCCCATGTCTTGATTTTCGTCGATAACTGCTATGGTGAATTCGTCGAGACGATCGAACCGACGCATGTTGGAGCAGACTTGATGGCAGGATCGTTGATCAAGAATCCGGGTGGTGGTCTTGCGAAGACCGGCGGCTATCTCGTCGGTCGGACCGACTTGATCGAACGGGCATCGTTTCGGATGACGACGCCCGGGATCGGAGCGGAAGCCGGTCCATCGTTATCCGCACTTCCGGATATGTACCAAGGCTTCTATATGGCACCACATACAGTCAGCCAAGCGTTGATGGGCGCGATGTTCACGTCAAGCATGCTCAGTCAGTTCGGTTTCGACACGGCACCGCACCATACGGCAGAACGGACGGATTTGATTCAATCGGTCTCGTTCCATGCACCGGAGCCGATGATTGCTTTCTGTCAGGCGATCCAAGCCGCTTCACCTGTCAATGCGCACGCGCTACCGATTCCGGATTATATGCCGGGATATGCGGACGACGTCATCATGGCAGCAGGGACGTTCGTACAAGGCTCATCGATCGAGTTGTCAGCGG contains:
- a CDS encoding ABC transporter permease, with product MRNPNMIGLVRNEVTKIASKRRFAVVAIILIVLVSMFTYAQYRDIQEQIKKQGTLDWRVELQQDIVDTQNRLASSSIQDEFRQFLEFDLKQNQYYLDNDINPNYPGAPTFIRIFFSQGLTLILPLFIIVIMADIVSGEQNDGTIKTLLSRPVRRWKILMAKWLTVLLYTSMLMALTVVVCYAISGIVLGYDGWTAPILTGFQASPSGTFSTEFVHTLPMWEYLLMAVGLAWIVTAVVGTIALMVSVLVKNTATGIGIMMAVLISGTLLTTLGSSWTSSKYLVNVNFGLINYLDGQAPPIEGMTLPFSLAVLGCWTVAALIVAFWNFTQKDMY
- the miaA gene encoding tRNA (adenosine(37)-N6)-dimethylallyltransferase MiaA; translated protein: MKKQPVIVIVGPTAVGKTKTGIELAKRLNGEVLSGDSVQVYQGMDIGSAKVTTEEMEGVPHHLLDLVTPDDEMSVARFQTVARATIDEIASRGKLPIIVGGTGLYIRSILYDYQFTEQAEDPALRAELEAYAATHGATALHDRLKELDPVRAEAIHPNNIQRVVRAIEVARTGQTQTTGSQPALYESLLFVLHMEDRDRLYDRIDQRVDMMVNSGLLEEVARLDAAGYRQTKALQAIGYKEMLPVLDGAPLDPAVDMLKRNTRRFAKRQLTWFRHQFDGVWVDMGKFSFEETFKIIYDRTVEFLKAVK
- the hfq gene encoding RNA chaperone Hfq, producing the protein MKATYNIQDVFLNQLRKDAVPTTVFLISGYQLRGLIKSFDNFTVILESEGKQQLIYKHAISTFAPARNVTLYEQEETQEVSR
- a CDS encoding tyrosine-type recombinase/integrase encodes the protein MAREQSYTLPEFIERYLFYLTTSGRQLSTVRRYRYDLIEVHRYMTDVDQPLETIDDFKAISIETWKTFINEYLIEEKLYQQATVARIVTVINQVNYQIRQTKAKLIEYAQPTHELTAKHVASFKEYEQLVRTNQSDRGLTEHQLKARPYLIDRNELILRLFYRYGLRVHHIIGLKMHDLNFAQQEMTVHDRLGNRYLLHLEREDQDIMLRYLKTIPEPVRPRYHSTDPFFVAFDFARMTFRWVYSKNAPKQLSIVMITKMMRQLNERSDNKRVLTPSMLRNSFILKTYQDEMTKEERLQKTCLYKDVSLRRYEEAVEELTPLL
- the hflX gene encoding GTPase HflX gives rise to the protein MSERVIVVGCQLPGVPDHVYEESVAELEALVTTAHGVVVGRLDQKRQAIDRRTFIGKGKVEELVALADELEPDLIIFNAEVTPGQMKNIRIALSDPEAIKLIDRTQLILDIFAGRAQSREGKLQVELAQMSYLLPRLAGQGTQLSRLGGGIGTRGPGESKLETDRRHIRRRVDEISKQLETSVAHRARYRERRKENQTFQIALVGYTNAGKSTIFNRLTQADTYEKDELFATLDPLTRQVDLPEGGQILLTDTVGFIQDLPTKLIAAFRSTLEEVLEADLILHVVDASSEHYLNQMQTTNDVLDELGAGDIPQLEVYNKKDQLNRLFTGGKLLISALDPQDIERLIEEIERSISEILEYLEIRIPVDGFAHYNPAKEVMMNLKESFEEDGSVILKGYLRKDTRLYATLKQYEV
- a CDS encoding methionine gamma-lyase family protein, which codes for MFSELTHYETLRPLIDRAEEQIAPYVKKAQEVAEYNQFRVLDAFRRHKVSDFHFMPSTGYGYNDEGRDTLERIYADVFGAEAGLCRPQIISGTHAIGIALFGLLLPGDELLYITGKPYDTLEEIVGIRGDGRGSLKELGVHYDVVEMKNAETIDVPAVLERITPQTKVVGIQRSKGYATRRSLPVNEIGEAIAAIKDAHPHVLIFVDNCYGEFVETIEPTHVGADLMAGSLIKNPGGGLAKTGGYLVGRTDLIERASFRMTTPGIGAEAGPSLSALPDMYQGFYMAPHTVSQALMGAMFTSSMLSQFGFDTAPHHTAERTDLIQSVSFHAPEPMIAFCQAIQAASPVNAHALPIPDYMPGYADDVIMAAGTFVQGSSIELSADGPIRAPYTAYVQGGLTYSHVKIAIISAVNHLMEKQLIPEKNV